The Candidatus Cloacimonadota bacterium nucleotide sequence GGTTGAGTCATGATCGTCTCCTTGTCTGTTAGTTTTGTCAAAACCATCAAAACAAAGAGCGGGATCTGGCTCAACCTTTTTCTTCATCTGGCGTTACCTATTTTACACCAACCTTTGAGACGCTACCAATATCAATACGGTATCAATACGGAATCAATACGGATTTAATCCGTATTGATTCCGTATTGATACCGTATTGATATTGGGAGCCAAGCAGGGCGTACCGCGCAAAATTTAGGCCATAACGCATATCTGATCTTGCTTTGGGGTGACCTGGGCTGGTGGCTTGGGAAAATCCGGACTTGACACAAAGCGCCCCGCGCGCGAAGGTGAAAAGAAAAAGCGAGCAGTGGGAAGCAAAGGATGAACAGAGCGATAGTTTTGGTGAGCGGGGGCATGGACAGTCTGGTAAGCGCCGCAGTGGCCGCGCGGGACTGCAGGGAACTGAGTTTCCTGCACGCGAGTTACGGCCAGCGGACCCAGGCGCGGGAACTGCAGTGCTTTAAGGCGATCAGCGCGCACTACCGGCCCCGCCGCAGCGAGGTGCTGAACTGGGACTGGCTGGCCCGCATCGGCGGCTCGGCTTTGACCGATCCGAACCAAGAGATACCCACCCAGGGTCCGGGCACGGAGATCCCCACAACTTATGTTCCTTTCCGCAACGCCAATCTGCTCTGCGCGGCCGTGGCCTGGGCCGAAGTGATCGGCGCGGACGCCATCTACATCGGAGCCGTGGAGGAAGACAGCAGCGGCTATCCAGATTGCCGGGAAGTGTTTTTCGAAGCTTTTGAAAAAGTGGTCGCCAGCGGAGGGAAAAATGCCTGGCCGATCCGGATCGTCACGCCGGTGCTGCACCACAGCAAAGCGCAGATCGTGAAGCTGGGGCTGGAGCTGAAAGCGCCGTTCGAACTGAGTTGGAGCTGTTACGCGGACAACATCGCGGCCTGCGGAGTTTGCGCCAGCTGCCGCCTGCGCCTGAAAGCTTTCGCGGAAGCCGGACACAGAGATCCCATCACCTATCGGGAACAATGATGCAACAAGACATGAATAAAAAGAACATCCTGATCATCCTCACCGGAGGCACGATCTCGATGACCTCCAAGGGCTCGCTGGGAGTGGTTCCCAGCTCTGAATTGGCGGACTTGCTGCGCGAGTTTCCGCAGCTGGACAGCGTGGCCAAAGTGGCCGTGAGTGAACACCTGAATTTACCCAGCCCCTACATCACCCCGCAGATGATGCTGGAACTGGCCAAGCTGATCGACCTGAAGATCATAGACTACGACGGAGTGGTGATCACGCACGGCACGGACACGCTGGAGGAAACAGCCTTTCTTTGCGATCTGGTGCTCACCACGCGCAAACCGGTGGTGTTCACCGCCGCCATGCGCAGCGGCAGCGACATCGGCCTGGACGGTCCGCGCAACATCATCGGGGCCGTGAGAGTGGCATCCCATCACGATTCTGCCGACAAGGGGGTGTTGGTGGTGATGAACGACGAGATCCACACCGCCCGGGACGTGGTGAAATCCGATACTGGAAAGGTGGACGCCTTTCGCAGTGTGGGTTACGGCCCGCTGGGCAGCGTGGATCCGGACGCGATCGTTTACCACCGCAGCGCGCTGTTTCGGGAAAACGTGTGGACGGACAAGCTGGACACCGCGGTGGACCTGATCAAGGCGGTGGCCGGAATGGATGGAAAACACATCCACAGCTCGATCGAGGGCGGCGCCAAGGCCATCGTGATCGAGGCTTTCGGACGCGGAAACCTGCCCCAGAGCCTGATCCCGGACATCCAGGCCGCGCTGGACAATAACATCCTGGTGGTGATCAGTTCGCGCACTTACACTGGCAGAGTGCTTTCGGAATACGGCTATGAAGGCGGGGGCAAACACCTGGCCGACCTTGGCTGCATCCTGGCCGGAGACCTCAAAGGCGTGAAAGTGCGGCTGAAACTGATGACACTTTTCGGCAAGTACAACGATCCGGACGTGGTGAAACGCTTTTTCATGCAGAGCAGGAATTAGATGAAGAGGATCGCGCTGCTGGGGCCGGCGCCGCCTTTCCGGGGCGGGATCTCGCAGTTCGCGCTGATGCTGGCGGGGGAGTTTCTGCAGGAGGGGTATGACGTGCGGATGTACACTTTTGACCGGCAGTATCCCAAGCTGTTGTTTCCGGGCGGGGAGCAGACCACCAGTTTTGCCGATCTGCCGGAAATCCCGGTGGAAAGAGTGTTCACACCCTATCTGCCCCAAACCTGGACCAAGGCGGTGGAGCGCATCCGGGAATTTCAACCCGATCTGCTGATCACATCATATTTCCTGCCCTGGTTCGCGCCCTCCTTTGCCTGGATCTGCAAGCGTTTGCCGAACACGCGCAGGATCTGCCTGGCCCACAACATCGATTTCCACGAAAAATGGCCCGGGGCTGATCTGCTTTCCGGAAAATTCTTTCAGCACTGCGAGCGGATCGTGCTGCTTTCCGAGGCCTGTCTCAACGATCTGAAGCGGAAAATGCCCGAAAGTATCTCTCGCAAAGCCCTGCTGGGCTTTCACCCCATCTACGGCTGTTACGGCACCAGCGAAGGAATGACCACAGCCGAAGAGCCCAAGCAGCCGACCGCCCTGTTTTTTGGACTGATCAAGGCCTACAAGGGTTTGGATGTACTGCTGGCGGCGCTCAAACAGGCGCGCAGACGCGTTCCGGACCTGAAGCTGATCGTGGCCGGCGAGGTTTACGGCAAGGCGGCCAAGTATGAACACCTGATCCGCGAATTGGGGCTGAGCGAGGCGGTGGAGGCGCGTTTCCACTATATAACCGATGACGAGATAGCGGAAGTTTTCGGTAAGGCGCAGGTTTGCGTGCTACCCTATAAAAGCGCCACCCAGAGCGGCGTGATCGCCACCGCCTACAGTTTTCAGATGCCGGTGATCGCCTCGGATGTGGGCGGTTTGAGCGAATACATCAGCGAGGGAGACACCGGTTTGCTGGTGCCGCCGAACAACCCGGAAGCCCTGGCCGCAGCTTTGATCCGCTTTTTCGAAGAAGAGGATTTGCGCGCGCGCATGAGCGCAAGCATTCCTTCCTACATAGAGAAGTTTTCCTGGCCGAAACTGGCCGCCCTGATCCTGGAAGCCTGATGCGGATATTGCTGATCAGCTACTACTTTCCGCCCTGCGGCGGCGCGGCCGTGCAGAGATGGCACAAATGGCTGCCCGTGCTGGTGGAAAGCGGATTTGAGGTAACCGTGCTGACCACCGCGAACGGAGACTATCCGGTGCTGGACCCCAGCCTGGAACAGGAGATCCCGCCCCAGGTGAAAGTGTTGCGCAGCGGCGCGCCCAGCCCAGCCAAGCTCTGGAAAGCGATCTTCGGGCAGCGGAGTTCCGTGCCCTACGGCGATCTCAGCAGCGGCAGGAACGCGGGTTTTTTGCAAAAGGCGTTGATCTGGGCGAGGCTGAACCTGATCATCCCGGACGCCCGTAAATACTGGAATACCTCCGCGCTAAAGGCCGCGATGGCTTTTTTGCGCGAGCATCCCGTCGATGCCGTGATCACCACCGGCCCGCCCCACTCCACGCATTTGACCGGTCTGGAGCTGAAAAAGCGGCACCGGATCAGATGGATCGCCGACTGGCGTGACCCCTGGAGCACGGTGTACTATCTGAAACTGAATCCC carries:
- the queC gene encoding 7-cyano-7-deazaguanine synthase QueC; translated protein: MNRAIVLVSGGMDSLVSAAVAARDCRELSFLHASYGQRTQARELQCFKAISAHYRPRRSEVLNWDWLARIGGSALTDPNQEIPTQGPGTEIPTTYVPFRNANLLCAAVAWAEVIGADAIYIGAVEEDSSGYPDCREVFFEAFEKVVASGGKNAWPIRIVTPVLHHSKAQIVKLGLELKAPFELSWSCYADNIAACGVCASCRLRLKAFAEAGHRDPITYREQ
- a CDS encoding asparaginase; the encoded protein is MQQDMNKKNILIILTGGTISMTSKGSLGVVPSSELADLLREFPQLDSVAKVAVSEHLNLPSPYITPQMMLELAKLIDLKIIDYDGVVITHGTDTLEETAFLCDLVLTTRKPVVFTAAMRSGSDIGLDGPRNIIGAVRVASHHDSADKGVLVVMNDEIHTARDVVKSDTGKVDAFRSVGYGPLGSVDPDAIVYHRSALFRENVWTDKLDTAVDLIKAVAGMDGKHIHSSIEGGAKAIVIEAFGRGNLPQSLIPDIQAALDNNILVVISSRTYTGRVLSEYGYEGGGKHLADLGCILAGDLKGVKVRLKLMTLFGKYNDPDVVKRFFMQSRN
- a CDS encoding glycosyltransferase family 4 protein; translation: MKRIALLGPAPPFRGGISQFALMLAGEFLQEGYDVRMYTFDRQYPKLLFPGGEQTTSFADLPEIPVERVFTPYLPQTWTKAVERIREFQPDLLITSYFLPWFAPSFAWICKRLPNTRRICLAHNIDFHEKWPGADLLSGKFFQHCERIVLLSEACLNDLKRKMPESISRKALLGFHPIYGCYGTSEGMTTAEEPKQPTALFFGLIKAYKGLDVLLAALKQARRRVPDLKLIVAGEVYGKAAKYEHLIRELGLSEAVEARFHYITDDEIAEVFGKAQVCVLPYKSATQSGVIATAYSFQMPVIASDVGGLSEYISEGDTGLLVPPNNPEALAAALIRFFEEEDLRARMSASIPSYIEKFSWPKLAALILEA